One window of Akkermansia biwaensis genomic DNA carries:
- a CDS encoding ABC-F family ATP-binding cassette domain-containing protein: MLTIKKLTKAHAGRTLFRETEMTINWGERVALVGPNGAGKSTLFRMILREDTPDEGSISLDEYAIVGYLPQEASEPKDETVLEIAMGITPEMERAIHVIRMSENANKTDTPEYAEAIDTFNAANGYQLEPKAKKILKGLAFRESDFHRPAREMSGGWIMRAYLAKLLVLEPDLLMLDEPTNHLDLLSLLWLQRYLKNYPGAILMISHDRDFMDELVESVYDIDNEELVEYRGNYTDFLKQRDVRFEQLQAAYRNQQKEIAHIQEFIDRFRSINSKAGQVQSRIKQLEKMKVIQKPVARRKVFKFNFPQPPRSTQKVIELEKVCQSYGDHKVYENLDLLVERGERTVLVGPNGAGKSTLLKILAGIIPIDSGKRIPGTTTRIGYFSQARTENLNPENTVLEEIMKCNAEIREEEARSILGSFLFRRLDVEKRVSVLSGGEKSRLSLVKFLVDPPNLLLMDEPTTHLDLLSVEALVQALKHYEGTLVFISHDVHFIRSLAEKTLHVNRGTITTYAGGYDYYLEKSGILDDEKGGITAE, from the coding sequence ATGCTGACCATTAAAAAACTTACGAAAGCCCACGCCGGACGCACCCTTTTCAGAGAAACGGAAATGACCATCAATTGGGGAGAAAGAGTCGCCCTGGTGGGACCCAATGGCGCAGGCAAATCCACCTTGTTCCGCATGATTCTCCGGGAAGATACGCCGGACGAAGGTTCCATCAGCCTGGACGAATATGCCATTGTGGGCTATCTGCCCCAGGAGGCCAGCGAACCGAAGGACGAGACCGTGCTGGAAATAGCGATGGGTATCACGCCTGAAATGGAACGGGCAATCCATGTCATCCGGATGAGCGAGAATGCCAATAAAACGGACACGCCGGAGTACGCGGAAGCAATTGACACGTTCAATGCCGCCAACGGCTACCAGCTGGAGCCCAAGGCCAAGAAGATTCTCAAAGGGCTTGCCTTCCGGGAAAGCGATTTTCACCGTCCCGCGCGGGAAATGTCCGGCGGATGGATCATGCGCGCCTATCTAGCCAAACTGCTGGTTCTGGAGCCGGACCTGCTGATGCTGGACGAACCCACCAACCATCTGGACCTTCTTTCCCTGCTCTGGCTCCAGCGCTACCTGAAAAATTATCCCGGCGCCATCCTGATGATTTCCCACGACCGGGATTTCATGGACGAGCTGGTGGAGAGCGTGTACGACATCGACAACGAGGAATTGGTGGAGTACCGCGGCAATTACACGGATTTCCTGAAGCAAAGGGATGTCCGCTTTGAACAGCTCCAGGCCGCCTACCGCAACCAGCAGAAGGAAATTGCGCACATTCAGGAGTTCATTGACCGTTTCCGCTCCATCAACTCCAAGGCGGGTCAGGTGCAGAGCCGCATCAAGCAGCTGGAAAAGATGAAAGTCATCCAAAAGCCGGTAGCACGCAGAAAGGTATTCAAGTTCAACTTCCCCCAGCCGCCGCGCAGTACGCAGAAAGTGATTGAGCTGGAAAAGGTGTGCCAGTCCTACGGCGACCACAAGGTCTATGAAAACCTGGATCTGCTGGTGGAAAGAGGGGAAAGGACCGTACTGGTGGGCCCCAACGGTGCGGGCAAATCCACCCTGCTGAAAATTCTCGCCGGCATCATCCCCATAGACTCCGGCAAGCGCATTCCCGGCACCACAACGCGCATCGGGTACTTTTCCCAGGCCCGCACGGAAAACCTGAATCCGGAGAATACCGTTCTGGAGGAAATCATGAAGTGCAATGCGGAAATCCGGGAGGAGGAAGCGCGTTCCATCCTGGGTTCCTTCCTGTTCCGCCGCCTGGATGTGGAGAAACGCGTCAGCGTGCTCTCCGGGGGAGAAAAATCGCGCCTCAGCCTGGTCAAATTCCTGGTGGACCCTCCCAACCTCCTGTTGATGGACGAACCGACCACCCACCTGGACCTCCTTTCCGTGGAGGCCCTCGTCCAGGCTCTGAAGCATTATGAAGGCACGCTGGTCTTCATCTCCCACGACGTGCACTTTATCCGCTCCCTGGCGGAAAAGACCCTGCACGTCAACCGGGGAACCATCACC
- the hpf gene encoding ribosome hibernation-promoting factor, HPF/YfiA family — MLPFFAPCQGSPAPQTGKQPLGAKNGPCKQKEEQMASDITGGKKERIPRQTLSNLYILKGADRVPQSTSIERGTTMQKVNVNTPITITGRHVEVTDAIREFVTKKIEGIRLDFPRIMEVKVLLDVQRDRMISEVILFCSDHITIDASTEGADMYACIDETITKIMRRMRKHKTRLMKKFRPHHQETIRKLDETVYDDSVLDYPEDSKEDPEPMLIHRESYNLKKLYKEEAIMELELSDKPFVLYRNARRDVLQIVYRRPDGDYSIIELGTTL; from the coding sequence ATGCTTCCTTTTTTCGCTCCGTGCCAGGGCTCACCCGCGCCGCAGACTGGAAAACAACCGCTAGGCGCAAAGAACGGGCCTTGCAAACAGAAGGAGGAACAGATGGCTTCCGACATCACGGGCGGAAAAAAAGAAAGGATTCCTCGACAAACATTGTCAAATCTGTATATCTTGAAAGGTGCGGACAGGGTTCCGCAATCAACATCAATAGAAAGAGGTACGACAATGCAAAAGGTAAACGTAAATACACCTATTACGATCACGGGGCGCCATGTGGAAGTAACCGACGCGATCCGGGAATTCGTAACGAAAAAGATTGAAGGGATCCGTCTGGATTTCCCGCGCATTATGGAGGTTAAAGTCTTACTTGATGTGCAACGCGACCGCATGATTTCCGAGGTTATCCTGTTCTGCTCGGACCACATCACCATTGACGCTTCCACGGAGGGAGCGGACATGTACGCCTGCATCGACGAAACGATCACCAAGATCATGCGTCGCATGCGGAAGCACAAAACACGCCTGATGAAGAAATTCCGCCCTCATCATCAGGAAACCATCCGCAAGCTGGATGAAACCGTGTATGACGATTCCGTACTCGATTACCCGGAAGATTCCAAGGAAGACCCGGAACCGATGCTGATTCACCGCGAAAGCTACAATCTTAAGAAACTCTACAAGGAAGAGGCCATTATGGAACTGGAGCTTTCCGACAAGCCTTTCGTGCTGTACCGCAACGCGCGGCGCGACGTTCTCCAGATCGTGTACAGAAGGCCGGACGGGGATTACTCCATTATTGAGCTCGGCACTACTTTATAG
- a CDS encoding sulfatase-like hydrolase/transferase: MKVSISLFLVVLFSVCAPGLRAEKGKESQPPNLVVLLADDLGYGDLGCTGSLQIPTPNIDNLAKQGVFCSRAYVSAPMCAPSRMALLTGRFPKRYGITTNPNSKIDYLPESHYGLPQTEKCLPQYLAEFGYNSAVIGKWHLGHTEGYQPTDRGFDAWWGFLGGSRYYFPNRPEKKGLNPSKIVSNYTEETQVSYLTDDIARECIRFIRKQKEAGKPFFLYASFNAPHAPLEALPEDLERFKHIKSKNRRTYCAMVHALDRAMGRILTALDETGLARNTVVVFLSDNGGEPNIPTCNAPFKGEKRMHFEGGVRVPMIVRYPADSRIRPGSVCEQVISAVDVLPTMLAENGASIPENLDGMNMLPLLAAKENKVPRTLYWCTDYTSAILDGDEKYLLVPDRAPQLYNVVKDYQEMNDLYPQHMEKAAPLARKLGTYLTTTPASRFPDTISWSSGLMRQYDHARPAVQPGANK, encoded by the coding sequence ATGAAAGTTTCAATCTCTCTTTTTCTTGTCGTTCTTTTTTCAGTCTGCGCACCGGGACTTCGGGCGGAAAAAGGGAAAGAGTCCCAGCCTCCCAACCTCGTGGTATTGTTGGCGGATGATCTCGGTTACGGTGATTTGGGTTGTACGGGCTCTCTCCAGATACCTACGCCCAACATTGATAATCTGGCTAAACAGGGTGTATTCTGTTCCCGGGCCTATGTGTCCGCCCCGATGTGCGCCCCATCGAGAATGGCGCTGCTGACGGGAAGATTTCCCAAAAGATATGGCATCACGACGAATCCTAATTCAAAGATCGACTATCTCCCGGAATCCCATTACGGGCTGCCCCAGACGGAAAAATGTCTTCCCCAGTATCTTGCCGAATTTGGTTACAACAGCGCCGTGATCGGCAAATGGCACTTGGGACATACGGAGGGATACCAGCCCACCGACCGCGGTTTCGATGCCTGGTGGGGTTTTCTTGGAGGTTCCCGATATTATTTTCCCAATCGGCCGGAAAAAAAGGGGCTGAACCCGTCGAAGATTGTATCCAATTATACGGAGGAAACGCAGGTAAGCTATCTGACGGACGATATCGCACGCGAATGTATCCGCTTCATACGGAAACAGAAGGAAGCGGGGAAGCCATTCTTCCTCTATGCTTCGTTCAACGCCCCCCATGCCCCCTTGGAAGCGTTGCCGGAGGATTTGGAACGCTTCAAGCATATCAAGTCCAAGAACCGCCGGACCTATTGCGCCATGGTGCATGCTCTTGACAGGGCCATGGGGCGTATTTTGACAGCTTTGGATGAGACAGGACTGGCACGCAATACGGTCGTTGTCTTTTTGTCCGATAACGGAGGTGAACCTAATATTCCCACTTGCAATGCTCCTTTCAAAGGAGAAAAACGCATGCATTTTGAAGGCGGCGTTCGCGTGCCCATGATTGTCCGCTATCCTGCCGATTCCCGGATCAGGCCTGGTTCCGTTTGTGAGCAGGTCATTTCCGCCGTCGACGTGCTTCCTACGATGCTTGCGGAAAACGGGGCATCCATTCCCGAAAACCTGGATGGCATGAACATGCTGCCGCTGCTCGCCGCGAAGGAAAACAAAGTGCCGCGGACGCTTTACTGGTGCACGGATTATACTTCCGCCATACTGGATGGAGATGAGAAATACCTGCTCGTGCCCGACCGGGCTCCCCAGTTATATAATGTCGTGAAAGATTATCAGGAAATGAACGACCTTTATCCTCAGCACATGGAAAAGGCGGCTCCTCTGGCCCGCAAACTGGGTACTTATCTGACGACGACACCCGCCTCCCGCTTTCCGGATACCATTTCCTGGTCTTCCGGTTTGATGCGGCAATACGACCATGCGCGCCCGGCCGTCCAGCCCGGTGCAAATAAGTAA
- a CDS encoding glycosyltransferase, translating to MSTSLKKIYVNGFPSLYGGAGTELHHQILVWKHMDIDVHIIPTNDGFQNEILYLDMVRLGVHIHAPNDWSVLEEGDAIIGFCNGEYLENLPAIRQKTRRTIFVNCMTWLFNKEKELMKQGLIAMFLYQNEEVRQKNMPLLKRCNDDPSIAFMTFKPYFHNDSFPFIAERSGEYFGCGRISRQDADKFAANTLHIYEYFVSPLFKRGLFLGFDQRSREKIGEPYGWIRTARDQREVSQQDFYKHCEIVLQPTDTTENWPRVGFEAMASGSVLVVDNRGGWRQMVEHGKTGWLCDHERDFIYYASKMAYEPNLRRDMAEAARERGMELGGLESSVASWEEIFEAVEQLPA from the coding sequence ATGAGCACCTCCTTAAAGAAAATCTATGTCAACGGCTTCCCCAGCCTCTACGGTGGAGCGGGAACCGAACTCCACCACCAGATCCTGGTCTGGAAACACATGGACATTGACGTCCACATCATCCCCACCAACGACGGCTTCCAAAACGAAATCCTCTATCTGGACATGGTCAGGCTGGGCGTCCATATCCACGCTCCCAACGACTGGTCCGTTCTGGAAGAAGGCGATGCCATCATCGGATTCTGCAACGGCGAATACCTGGAAAACCTCCCCGCCATCCGCCAAAAAACCAGGCGCACCATCTTCGTCAACTGCATGACCTGGCTCTTCAACAAGGAAAAGGAACTCATGAAGCAGGGGCTCATTGCCATGTTCCTCTACCAGAACGAAGAAGTCAGGCAGAAAAACATGCCCCTGCTCAAGCGCTGCAACGACGACCCCTCCATTGCGTTCATGACCTTCAAGCCCTACTTCCACAACGACTCCTTCCCCTTCATCGCCGAGAGAAGCGGGGAATACTTCGGCTGCGGGCGCATCTCCCGGCAGGACGCGGACAAATTCGCCGCCAACACGCTCCACATCTACGAATACTTCGTCTCCCCCCTCTTCAAGCGTGGCCTGTTTCTGGGCTTCGACCAGAGGAGCCGGGAGAAAATCGGAGAACCCTACGGGTGGATACGCACGGCGCGCGACCAGAGGGAGGTGAGCCAGCAGGACTTCTACAAGCACTGTGAAATAGTGCTTCAGCCCACGGACACGACGGAAAACTGGCCGAGAGTGGGCTTTGAGGCCATGGCCAGCGGAAGCGTACTGGTGGTGGACAACCGCGGAGGTTGGCGCCAGATGGTGGAGCACGGCAAAACCGGATGGCTGTGCGACCATGAAAGGGACTTCATCTACTACGCCAGCAAGATGGCCTACGAACCGAACCTGAGGAGGGACATGGCGGAGGCGGCTCGGGAGCGCGGTATGGAGCTGGGGGGGCTGGAATCGTCGGTAGCCAGCTGGGAGGAAATCTTTGAAGCGGTGGAACAGCTTCCTGCCTAG
- a CDS encoding alpha-1,2-fucosyltransferase, whose translation MKKQVKILVGICSCQRMKEKRDAVRETWLRHPADGIECVFFVGGKEGVEEERRDTVVLDTADGYNELPGKVKSFFVYALENYDFEWLFKCDDDTYVDLGRLESLVDDEYDLIGDVLVSTRNSPSGGAGYFLKRSMVEKLVEAPGFPDCGAEDLIVGELAGRLGGRMKSTGRLYTSNVHYPYKDNDMVTAHWCTPAILRALHEFNYSRPDVVGDACHPQWKDELHFYASGVFRRKSSGCYGWWSMGSQGELILKWLVWPMEQLLPQHGKYVGSSITIQFRIGMMPLEQWRQEHGSNAGFPHSPKLYVHLGCGDRRLSGWLNLDVPNYDISRPLPWENESVDAYYLEHVIDKVSSEKVCGFFFEAFRSLKPGGMLRLAFRDVLSLAGTVTPAFRRYMKNKYPDTFIPSNEVGAILAFYRQKSLWTVDLLTEILKSAGFEVEVLDPGVSEHTHLQSLERRSDRDEHPFDLLGTVCMEAKKPAYRTQVRQAPADFRVLSTDKWNDCVAPFFTNCTRTGNHLFQIAAIYAHALRHGLECRIPWKRKEETVKLRAWLGDSCSCCPEGGYEFPVVYKEPCFSYRAIPGMIRKGAIKGYFQSEKYFEEYGNEIRSLFGNLIAPIREGRAGVHLRMGDYLHLTSLYHTPDVPFLNEALARLSGNISKLVIFSDSPGLARKLMDNVPEARRFEIVMDEHETLGALRELTSMQELVLSCSSFSWWGAYLGDQDKVFIQKEWFAGKITDYQDVYRNKWIKI comes from the coding sequence ATGAAAAAGCAAGTGAAGATACTGGTAGGAATCTGCTCGTGCCAGCGGATGAAGGAAAAGAGGGATGCGGTGAGGGAGACGTGGCTGAGGCATCCGGCGGATGGGATAGAATGCGTGTTCTTCGTGGGAGGAAAGGAAGGAGTGGAAGAGGAAAGGAGGGATACGGTGGTGCTGGACACAGCGGACGGCTACAACGAGCTTCCGGGGAAGGTGAAATCTTTCTTTGTGTATGCGCTGGAGAACTACGACTTTGAGTGGTTGTTCAAGTGCGATGACGACACGTATGTGGACTTGGGACGTTTGGAATCCCTGGTTGATGATGAGTATGACCTGATCGGGGATGTGCTGGTATCGACGCGCAACTCACCGAGTGGAGGAGCGGGTTATTTTCTGAAGAGAAGCATGGTGGAGAAGCTTGTGGAGGCGCCCGGTTTTCCTGACTGCGGAGCGGAAGACCTGATCGTGGGTGAACTGGCAGGAAGGCTGGGAGGCCGGATGAAGTCAACCGGCCGTCTTTACACGAGCAATGTTCATTATCCGTATAAGGACAACGACATGGTGACGGCGCACTGGTGTACGCCCGCCATTCTGCGTGCCCTGCATGAATTCAACTACTCACGGCCGGATGTGGTGGGGGATGCCTGCCATCCTCAATGGAAGGATGAACTGCATTTTTATGCCAGTGGAGTATTCCGCCGCAAATCTTCCGGCTGTTATGGGTGGTGGAGTATGGGCAGCCAGGGAGAGCTGATACTGAAATGGCTCGTCTGGCCCATGGAACAACTACTGCCTCAGCATGGAAAATATGTGGGGTCATCCATCACAATTCAATTCCGTATCGGAATGATGCCCTTGGAACAATGGCGTCAGGAACATGGGAGCAATGCCGGATTTCCGCATTCGCCCAAATTGTATGTCCATCTTGGCTGCGGAGATCGGCGTTTAAGCGGCTGGCTGAATCTGGATGTTCCCAATTATGATATATCCCGCCCTCTGCCTTGGGAAAATGAATCTGTAGATGCTTATTATTTGGAACATGTCATTGACAAGGTAAGCTCGGAGAAAGTCTGCGGCTTCTTTTTTGAGGCGTTTCGCTCCCTGAAGCCCGGCGGCATGTTGAGACTTGCATTCCGGGATGTGCTGTCTCTGGCGGGGACCGTTACCCCTGCATTCCGCCGGTATATGAAAAACAAGTATCCGGACACGTTCATCCCTTCCAATGAAGTGGGGGCCATCCTGGCATTCTACAGGCAAAAATCCTTGTGGACGGTTGATTTACTGACGGAAATACTGAAATCCGCAGGTTTTGAAGTGGAGGTTCTGGATCCGGGCGTGTCGGAGCATACCCACTTGCAGTCGCTGGAACGTCGTTCCGACCGGGATGAACATCCTTTCGATCTGCTGGGAACTGTTTGCATGGAGGCGAAAAAGCCGGCATACAGAACCCAAGTCAGACAGGCCCCCGCCGATTTCCGTGTCCTTTCCACGGATAAGTGGAATGATTGCGTGGCTCCTTTCTTCACGAATTGTACACGCACGGGGAACCACCTTTTCCAGATTGCCGCTATTTACGCTCACGCCCTCCGCCATGGGCTTGAATGCAGAATCCCTTGGAAACGGAAGGAAGAAACCGTGAAGTTGAGGGCGTGGCTGGGGGACTCCTGTTCATGCTGTCCTGAAGGGGGATACGAGTTTCCCGTTGTTTACAAGGAGCCGTGTTTTTCCTATCGCGCCATTCCCGGCATGATTCGGAAGGGAGCCATAAAAGGTTATTTTCAGAGTGAAAAATATTTTGAGGAATATGGAAACGAAATACGCTCCCTCTTCGGGAATTTAATCGCTCCCATCCGAGAGGGAAGGGCGGGTGTCCATTTAAGGATGGGCGATTACCTCCATCTGACCTCCCTCTACCATACTCCGGATGTGCCCTTCCTGAATGAAGCGCTTGCAAGGCTGTCCGGCAATATCAGCAAGCTGGTCATTTTCTCCGACTCTCCGGGACTTGCCCGTAAACTAATGGATAATGTTCCTGAGGCCCGGCGTTTTGAAATAGTGATGGATGAACATGAAACGCTGGGCGCCCTTCGGGAATTGACATCCATGCAGGAACTCGTTCTTTCCTGTTCCTCCTTCTCCTGGTGGGGAGCTTATTTGGGAGATCAGGACAAAGTCTTTATCCAGAAGGAGTGGTTTGCAGGTAAAATTACGGATTATCAGGATGTCTATCGGAACAAATGGATAAAAATTTAA
- a CDS encoding phosphoadenosine phosphosulfate reductase family protein, with protein MTDWIEKTHRIIETALSKAKRPAVLCSYGKDSIVLLDLLRQHVNLDRLRVIHVDTTFEFPQLYAYKKSIIKEFGIGSGDLTVTNTAALNSGMNYENTPVFEVTAALKTEPLKQVIRDEAIDFLFTGIRRDEEGSRAKERYFSYRDAQGVYEPSDNNPEFHPFEGVNISSPEKGHYRVNTLLDWTELDIWQYTLEHKLPLCPLYLAVDGKRYRSLGCMPVTTPVDSGADTIEKIIDEVAVTLVPERASRARQDEAVPHCMEMLRRNGFC; from the coding sequence ATGACTGACTGGATAGAAAAAACGCACAGAATCATTGAAACGGCTCTTTCCAAGGCAAAGCGCCCGGCCGTCCTCTGCTCCTACGGCAAAGACAGCATCGTCCTGCTGGATTTGCTCCGGCAGCACGTCAACCTGGACCGGCTGAGGGTCATTCACGTCGATACGACCTTTGAATTTCCGCAGCTTTATGCCTACAAGAAAAGCATTATCAAGGAATTCGGCATTGGTTCCGGTGATCTCACCGTGACCAATACGGCTGCCCTCAATTCCGGGATGAACTATGAAAACACGCCTGTTTTCGAAGTGACGGCTGCCCTCAAGACGGAACCCCTCAAGCAGGTTATCCGTGATGAAGCAATCGACTTCCTGTTCACGGGAATCCGCCGGGACGAAGAAGGTTCTCGGGCCAAGGAACGCTACTTCTCCTACCGGGACGCCCAGGGCGTTTATGAACCGTCGGACAACAATCCGGAATTCCACCCCTTTGAAGGAGTCAATATTTCCTCTCCGGAAAAAGGGCATTACCGGGTCAATACCCTGTTGGACTGGACGGAACTGGACATCTGGCAATATACCCTGGAACACAAACTTCCCCTGTGCCCCCTTTACCTTGCAGTTGACGGCAAACGCTACCGTTCCCTCGGGTGCATGCCTGTAACCACTCCGGTTGATTCCGGGGCGGATACCATTGAAAAAATCATTGATGAAGTAGCCGTGACTCTGGTTCCGGAACGCGCCAGCAGGGCGCGCCAGGACGAAGCCGTGCCGCATTGCATGGAAATGCTCCGCCGCAACGGTTTTTGCTGA
- a CDS encoding GTP-binding protein, with the protein MKSKATIAVCGLMDSGKSTLIKSLLRKNTGRVIEPDALCIEQATGRTITGTRIACPVNDHTDLVFCDCPGHLEYLPEIVSGLCASRGYILIIDENRREQSEAYQRKLGEIAAAIGVENIAVVHSHSMEEQTEQIHYDTEQPSFDAAMDRLLEIMDRFLRKEHQVPPDESRVVWFDSLDGTARYVLYDSAGHALDWSHEGSHDPGDCSPIDGLPPSLSGRFLVCRAKKGNIVGVGCAA; encoded by the coding sequence ATGAAATCAAAAGCCACAATAGCCGTATGCGGCCTGATGGACAGTGGAAAATCCACGCTCATCAAGAGCCTTCTCCGGAAGAACACCGGACGCGTGATTGAACCGGATGCCCTCTGCATTGAACAGGCCACGGGCCGTACGATCACGGGGACCCGCATCGCCTGCCCCGTCAATGACCATACCGATCTGGTCTTCTGTGACTGCCCCGGGCATCTGGAATACCTTCCGGAAATCGTGTCGGGGCTGTGCGCCTCCAGGGGATATATCCTGATCATTGATGAAAATCGGAGGGAACAGTCGGAAGCCTACCAGCGGAAGCTGGGAGAAATTGCCGCCGCCATCGGCGTGGAAAACATCGCCGTGGTCCACAGCCATTCCATGGAGGAACAGACAGAGCAAATCCATTATGATACGGAACAGCCTTCCTTTGATGCCGCCATGGATCGGCTGCTGGAAATCATGGACCGTTTTCTCCGGAAGGAGCATCAGGTTCCGCCAGACGAATCCCGCGTCGTATGGTTTGATTCCCTGGACGGAACGGCCCGGTACGTTCTATATGACTCCGCGGGTCATGCTCTGGACTGGTCCCATGAAGGCAGCCATGATCCGGGGGACTGTTCTCCCATTGACGGCTTGCCGCCTTCCCTCTCCGGCCGTTTTCTCGTCTGCCGCGCCAAAAAGGGAAATATCGTGGGCGTGGGATGCGCCGCCTGA